Proteins encoded together in one Microcaecilia unicolor chromosome 3, aMicUni1.1, whole genome shotgun sequence window:
- the LOC115464534 gene encoding gastrula zinc finger protein XlCGF71.1-like, which yields MHKTTHTGYRPFKYSECDKWFKRKRELQQHKVTHMGEKPFKCSECDKWFRRTAHLQMHNMTDTGCKPFKCSECDKRFKNKVALQQHGMIHTGDKPFKCFKCNKCFNQKKKSVQDLWRCNIWVQLQIPELFKRKSELQLHKVTHTGEKPFKCCECDKCFKSKGELKLHKVTNTEDKPFKCSECDKCFKRKDVLQQHKVTHTLCDKCFRSKAELQKNEKTNRGCQKSE from the exons ATGCATAAAACGACTCACACAGGATACAGACCATTTAAatattctgaatgtgataaatggttcaAAAGGAAACGTGAACTGCAACAACATAAGGTGACTCatatgggagagaaaccatttaaatgttctgaatgtgataaatggttcagACGCACAGCCCATCTACAGATGCATAATATGACTGACACAGGATGCAAACCATTTaagtgttctgaatgtgataaaaggttCAAAAACAAAGTTGCACTGCAACAACATGGAATGATTCACACAggagacaaaccatttaaatgtttcaaatgtaataaatgtttcAATCAGAAAA AGAAATCAGTGCAGGACCTTTGGCGATGCAATATTTGGGTTCAGCTGCAGATTCCTGAATTGTTCAAAAGGAAAAGTGAACTGCAACTGCATAAggtgactcatacaggagagaaacccttTAAATGTtgtgaatgtgataaatgctttAAAAGTAAAGGTGAGCTGAAACTGCATAAGGTGACTAACACAGAAgacaagccatttaaatgttctgaatgtgataaatgtttcaaaaggaAAGATGTGCTGCAACAGCATAAAGTGACTCACACTTTATGTGACAAATGTTTCAGAAGCAAAGCTGAGCTGCAAAAGAATGAAAAGACTAACAGAGGCTGCCAGAAAAGCGAGTaa